The nucleotide sequence CCAACCTGTTAGGTTGGTGTCTTATCGCAGTAGCCGGAACCAGTTATTTGTATAAATTACTGGTGTAGTGACAATAAACAAATATAATCGAATGTACACGTAAGACTAAAAGAGTTATTATGCAAAATAATCTATGTGTTATATAACATTGCCCGATTATTTTGCTTTTACGGGGTAAGTCCTATCTTTGTGGCTAATATTGTTATTAATTAATTGAAGAAAGTCTGGCCCGCGAGAGTCGGACTTTTTTGTTTGTAGTTTATACTCCCAAAATCTAGTTAAACACCCAGTACAATATCTGAGTCTATATTTAACTTTTTGCTAATCTCCCGGGCAATCTTTAAAGTAGGCTCACTCTTTCCCGAAAGATATTCACTTATGCGGGAAGGAGAAACATTTAGTAGTTCAGAAAGTTTGTTCTGATTGAGTTTCATTTCATACATACGAAGTTTGAGAACCTCCAATAACGATGGTGTTTTAATAGGATAATGCTCATCTTCATAATCTGCCACAAGATTTGAAAGTAGTTCAAGTTCGATAAGATTCTTATTATCCAAAGGAGTATTATCATCTACAAGGGGAAGAAGCTCTTCAATTCTTTCCATTGTCGCTTTGTAAGCTATTTCGGAAGTTATCTTTGCCATAACACTTAACGTTGATGGTTTTTATGCAAAAGTAATAAGTGCATTTCATATTGCAAAACAATATTCTAAATATTGGAAATGTTTTTAAAATCCTTAGAATTCGGCAGTGTTATTTATTATTCGTACATTTGTACTATGAGTGAACAAGTAATCTAACAAAACAAAATACCATGTCCGAAGATCATAAGAAGCAGCTTGAACAGCAGCTTTGGAATATTGCTAACACCTTACGCGGTAAAATGAATGCGGATGAGTTCCGCGATTATATCCTTGGTTTTATTTTCTACAAATACCTTTCCGAAAAGATGAACCGGTACGCGGATGCCATCCTTGTGCCGGATGGTATTAAGTATGTGGATGTAGACGAGCGTACGGAGTCGGGCCAGACGTTTCTGGAGGTTATTAAAGACGAGGCACTGGAGAATCTGGGGTATTACCTGAAACCTTCGGAGTTGTTTAGCCAGATGGCTAAGCGGGGCAACAGCGATACCGAGGGCGAAAATAACTTCATTTTGGAGGACCTGAAGCGGATTCTGACTAATATTGAGCAGAGTACCATGGGTACGGCAAGCGAAGACGATTTTGATAATTTGTTTGAGGACATGGACCTTACCAGTACCAAACTGGGGCGTACAGAGTCGGCAAAGAACGAGTTGATTGTAAAAGTGCTTGTGTATCTGGATAAGATAGATTTTTACCTGGAAGATACGGAACTGGATGTGTTGGGCGATGCCTACGAGTACCTGATAGGGCAGTTTGCCAGCGGGGCAGGGAAGAAGGCGGGCGAGTTTTACACACCTCAGGAGGTGAGTAAGATTTTGGCGAAGCTTGTTACCACGGGCAAAAGCCGACTTAAATCGGTTTACGATCCAACCTGCGGCAGCGGTTCGTTGTTGTTGCGTGTGGCCAAAGAGGTACAGGATGTAAACGAGTTTTGCGGGCAGGAGCTGAATCGTACTACGTATAACCTTTGTCGGATGAACATGATTCTGCACGATGTGCATTTTTCAAAGTTCGATATCCGTCAGGAGGATACGTTGGAGCATCCGCAGCACCTGGATAAACGTTTCGAGGCGGTGGTGGCTAATCCTCCCTTTTCGGCCAACTGGAGTGCCAGTCCGCTGTTTATGACGGACGACCGCTTTAGTCATTACGGTAAGCTGGCGCCGTCCAGCAAAGCCGACTTTGCATTCGTGCAGCACATGATTTACCAACTTGCCGACAACGGAACCATGGCCATTGTGCTGCCTCACGGAGCTTTGTTTCGTGGAGGAGCCGAACTACAGATTCGCCGTTACCTGATTGAAGAACGCAATTACCTGGATGCCGTGATTGGCTTGCCTGCCAATATCTTTTACGGCACAAGCATCCCCACCTGTATTCTGGTGTTCAAGAAATGCCGCGAGAATTCGGACAATGTGCTCTTTATAGATGCCAGTCAGCATTTCGAAAAGGTGAAAACCCAGAACGTGTTGCGCCCGGAAGATATCGAGAAGATCGTTACCACCTACCGCAACCGCAGCGAAGAAGCCAAGTACAGCAAACTGGCTACCCTTGCCGACATTGCCGGCAACGACTACAACCTGAACATCCCCCGCTACGTAGATACCTTCGAAGCCGAAGACAGCATCGACATCAACCAACTAGCCGCCGAGTTAGTAGCCCTCGATAAAGCAATGGCCGAAACCGACAAAACCATCGCCGCCTATTGCCAGGAACTAAACATCTCAACCCCCTTCTAACCATGGAAAAGAACAAAAACGTACCCAAGTTACGGTTCCCCGAGTTCACCGGGGAGTGGGAAGAGAAGAAGTTGGGAGAAATAATGGATTACACAAAAGGCTATGCTTTTCAGTCAGAGCATTATCTCTCCAAAGGAGTAAGAATAATAAGAGTTTCTGATTTAGGAGCAAGAGAAATTAAATCAGAAGGAGATAAAATTTATATAGATGAAAGAATAACAAGTAATTTAGAAAAATATAAGTTATATAAAGAAGATATTATTATTACCACAGTAGGTTCAAAACCTGACATGGTAGATTCATCTGTTGGAAGAGGTATTTTTATAAATAAAGACAATGAAGGCTTATTAAATCAAAATATGCTTAAAATTAATAAGTCAGAAAAAGTAAATAATAAATTTTTGATTGGTTATATTAATACAGATAAGTATTTTAGGTATATAAAATTAATTCAAAGGGGTAATGCTAACCAATCAAATATTACTGTAGTTGATTTATTGGAATATGAAATTTATCTTCCGTCTCTACCAGAGCAAACTAAAATAGCATCCTTTCTAACGGCAGTAGATGAAAAACTTACCCAGCTGAAAAAGAAGAAAACCCTTTTGGAACAATATAAAAAAGGGATAATGCAAAAATTGTTTTCCCAAGAACTCCGCTTCAAAGAAGACAACAACCAAGACTTCCCCGATTGGCAAGAAAAAACATTAGGAGAAATTAGTAAGATTACGAATGGTAATGGAGATGTTCAAGATGCAAGTCTTGAAGCGAAAGAAGGATGGTATCCTTTTTATGATAGATCTGAAATTGTAAAATATCTTGACAGGTATACTTTTGATGGAGAAGCTGTTATTTACCCAGGTGAGGGACAATCATTCTTCCCAAGATATTTCAATGGAAAATATGGACTTCATCAAAGGTGTTACACAATTAAAGATTATTGTGCTAATATACATGGGAAGTATCTCTACTACTATTTATCTACTCAAAATAATTACTTTGTAGCATTTGCTGTTGGATCTACAGTTCCTTCTTTAAGATTGGATACCTTTCAACAAGCTAAAGTTTTCATTCCTTCTCTGCCTGAACAACAAAAAATCTCCAACTTCTTATCATCCATAGATGAAAAGATAAGCCATTGCAGTGCACAGATCGAAAAGATGGAAGCCTGGAAGAAGGGATTGTTACAGCAAATGTTTTGTTAAAAACTAAATAAAACCATGGATGCACAACCTGAAAATCTAATTAAGCAAATAGATTTATTGCTTAGCCATACAAGAAGTATTATTTCTCATCAAAAGGAAAGAGAAAAGTTATTAGGCGAAAAGTTTAATGTTTTTTCTATTCTGAGAATGGAACGAAGTGAAAATTCTACTCACTCTGCCTTTATAAGTGAGTTGCTAAAACCTGACGGATCTCATTTAAAGGGAGATCTCTTCCTTCGTTTATTTTTGAAGGTCACAGGGAATGATACTTTAGAATTGGAATCTGCAAAAGTAATAACTGAGTATTATATTGGTAGAGTAGATGCTAAAGGAAAAACAGGAGGAAGAATTGATATTTTTATTTCCGACAAGAAAGGATTTAGTATTTCTATTGAAAACAAAATTGATGCATCTGATGAAGCAAATCAGATTGAACGGTATTATAATTTCAAAACAGGTAAAAATACGGTTTACTATTTAACATTAGATGGTAGATTGCCTTCTGTGGAGAGTTCTGGCGTATTAATCGAAGGGAAAGATTTTTTTGTTATCTCATACAAAAAAGAAATATTAGAATGGCTTCAATTATGCTTAAAGGAAAGTGTTGACAATCCGATACTAAGAGAAAGTATCAAGCAATATTTAATATTAATAAAGAAAATCACTCACACTATGGAAGACAATGCACAGATTGAATTGTTAAAACTGATTCTCAAATATCCTCAAGAGGCAGAGTATATTGCTAATAATTATAAGAGAGCGATGGATGAAATTAAGGAAAAAATACGTATTAAAGTTTTAGATTCTTTATCTAAATAATTGATTAATAGGTATTCTGTCATAAAAGGTGATAATATTAATAGCCAATATGCACAAATATGGATAAAACCAAAAAATTGCAAAGACGATTCAACAATATATTTTGGTATTGAATCTTTTAATGGAAATAGGATTGCAAATTATGAAGGAGATTTGTTTGTTGGAGTATTTTTCCCTTATACATCAAAAACTGAGGTTAAATATGAGGTGAAAAATGAATATGAGTATTTGTCAGACTGGTGGCCAGTCGTTTGCCGATTAAAAGATAATAATGGGAATGTAATTAATCTAGGGAATGTTGAAACAATCTACAAGCTTGCATGTGATGAGAAAAATCGAAATGAATATGTCAATATGATTGTGGATCAAGTGTTGGCATTTATTAAATCAGAAGAAGCCTCATTTGAAGAATGTTTGTGTCGTATTTGAGTAAATCGTAAAAAAGTGGCTCTCAGAAAGGTTTACGTGCGGAATTGCGACGATAGAAAAATAAAAGAAATGCATTTTACGGATGCTGCTCAAAATAAATTTTATATTCGTTACACCAAAGACGGCGACTTATATAACTATTAATCGTACATAATCAAAGAAAGGCACTTTATTAAGGTGCCTTTCTCTAAGATCGTAGGGAGGTTTGTCACTTTTGCGGAGCTAAGCTCTCTATTACAAGAATGACGTTCTCCCTTTATATTTTTATCAGTTGAACTCTAATTCTGGGACAAAGATAATAAATATTGATTAATATGTAGTAAAGTATTTTAAGCAAAAAATAACGAAAAAGGATAATAAGCAAGAATTAATAGTTATCTTTGTTGAAACTATTACTGATTAAATCAGAACTTTGCTATGAATAGAAATACTATTCGTAAATTAAAGTTCAATATAATTTATAACTTTGCATTTCATGAATAGAACAATATATTTCTCATTTATTGAAGAAAAGCTTAATACGTTGGCAACTCGAATAAACTCCAGGGGTAGATTGAACATATTAGACCTTCATAGTCATTCCGAAACGTTTTATCAGTATTTTCTGCAAGAATTATTCGGGTGGACTATTTTTAATGAGAATGAAGTTAAAGCAAATGTGGAAGCTATTGATCTGATTGATCACGAGAATAAACTTCTAATACAGGTTTCTGCTACAAGCACAAAGAAAAAAATTGAAGACTCTTTGTCGAAAGATATTATTGAACGCTATAAGGCTTATACTTTTAAGTTTATATCTATCTCGAAGGATTCCGATAACCTAAAAAAAATGGTATATTGCAATCCTCATTCTATTTCATTTGATCCTGGCAAAGATATTATTGATACAAATTCGATATTAACTTTTATAAAAGGAATGAATATTGATGACCAAAAACGTATTTATACTTTTATTAAAAAGGAATTGGCCGATGATATTGATCTAGTAAGGCTTGAGTCAAATTTGGCAAATGTAATTAATGTTCTTTCGAAAGAAAATTTGGATCAGGAGGGTTTGAATATGGAGATTAATCCATATGAAATTAGTCGAAAGATGGAGTATAATAAACTCAATGCCGCCGTTCTTGAAATAGAAGACTACCGTATTCATTATGGGAAATTGGATAAAATATATCAGGAATTTGATTTATTAGGCAGTTCTATAAGCATGTCTGTCTTTTCTGCGATCTCTGGAGAGTATCGTAGAGCAATGGGGGATATTTCTGGTGATAAGCTTTTTTATAAGGTGATTGATAAAGTTATAGAACGAATTTTTAATAGTGCCAATTATCAAGCTATCCCCTATGAAGAGCTTGAGCTTTGCGTGAACATTATTGTTGTGGATGCATTTATTAGATGTAAAATATTTAGAAACCCTGAAAATTACAATTATGCTACTACCTGACAATATACATCCAGAAAATAGCATCTACTATAATGGAGCCTTTGTCCTTCAAGTTATAAAAGAGAAGGAGAGAGCTCATATTCTTGATCTATACGCTGATGTAAAAATAAAGAAAGAAATGTCTATGTCAATTTTTGTGCTGTGCCTTGATTGGTTATATTTATTAGATGTTGTAATGATTAATAATAGAGGGGAAATCGAGCTATGTTCATAAAATCATTGATAATAACAATTGGAGCAAATGTTGTTCGTGAAATTGAATTCCGTAAAGGTTTAAATTTAATTGTAGACGAAAGCACAACTCAGATTACAGGTAATAGTGTTGGTAAAACAACTGTACTAAAACTGATAGATTTTTGTCTTGGAGCAGAAGCCAAAGGTATTTATGTTGACCCCGAGTCTAAACGTCAGGAATATAAGATGGTAAAAGATTATCTTATTCAGAAAAAAGCTTTGATAACATTGGTTTTGACTTCAGACTTGGATAACGATTGTGCTGAAGAGCTGGTTATTGAAAGAAACTTTTTACCTAAAAAAGAGATTATTAGAAAAATAAACGGGGTTCAATATTCGGAAGAAGAATTTGAAATAGTTCTGTCGAAGAGTATTTTTCCTGATCACGTTGTTGAGAAGCCTACGTTCCGACAAATTATCTCTCATAATATCAGATATAAAGATGAGAGTATTAACAACACATTGAAAACTCTCGATAGATACACCTCGGATGCTGAGTACGAAACTTTATACCTGTTCCTTTTTGGTTGCGAATTTACGAAAGGAAATAGTAAGCAAGAGATACTTACAAAACTAAGGCAAGAAGACATCTTCAAAAACAGGTTGGAAAAGAGCCAAACCAAAACAACCTATGAGACTGCTTTAGCATTAATTGATAATGATATTATGCTGCTTAACGAGAAAAAAGCAAGTTTTAATTTAAATAAGAATTTTGAAGCTGATTTAAACAAACTCAATACTTTAAAATATGAAATTAATAAACTGAGCTCAGCGATAGGTCGATTAAATTTGCGAAGAGGACTTGTTATTGAGAGTCAGGAAGAACTTCTCTCAAATAAGAGTGATATCGACTTGCATCAGCTTGAAACGATTTATAAACAGGCGTCAAGCAAAATCTCTGCAATTCAAAAAACTTTTTCTGATCTAGTTCATTTTCACAATACGATGATTCAGGAGAAGGTGAGGTTTATTACTCAGGAACTCCCAAGCATTGAGAAATCATTAGTAGAGAAAAACGCATCGCTAAATAGTTTATTAGATGAAGAATTAAGACTTTCGAAAGAAATTTCTAAAAGCGACTCTTTCGAAATCTTGGAAAATATTATCATCGAATTGAATGAAAAATATAGAAGAAAGGGTGAGTACGAGGGTATTATTGAGCAACTTAAAGACGTTGAATCGAATATCAATGGGTACAACAGACAGCTTAGAGAAATTGATAACGAACTGTTTTCTGATAGTTTTGAACAAGTGGTAAAAACGCAGTTAAACAAGTTTAATAAATTTTTTGCTTCTATTTCGGAAGGGTTGTACGGAGAGCAATATGCTGTTAAGTATGACATAATTACGAATAAAAAAGGGCAACGATTGTATAAGTTTAATTCCTTTAATACTAACTTGAGTTCGGGCAAGAAGCAGGGGGAGATCTCTTGTTTTGATATTGCCTATTGTCTTTTTGCCGACAGCGAAAATATTCCTTGTTTACACTTTTTGTTGAACGACAAAAAGGAACTGATGGATGATAAACAATTGGTGAAGATAGCAAACTTTGTTAATAGAAACAATATTCAGTTTGTCGCTTCTATTTTAAAGGATAAACTTCCCGATGAGATTAACAAGGATGAGTATATAGTTGTGAAGCTTTCTCAAAACGATAAGCTCTTCAAGATTGAAGGGTAATATATTTGATGTGTTTGAATTAAATTGCGATTTGAAATGACTACTCAACCTGAACAATTATTAGAAAATAACCTGGTGGCGCAGCTTAAGCTGATGGCGTACGACTATGTGCCTGTTAGCGACGAGAAGGAGCTGCTCAGTAACCTGAAAGTACAGCTGGAGAAGCATAACAAGGTTGTGTTTACGGAGCTGGAGTTCGACCGGGTGCTGAATATCCTTAGTAAGGGGTCGGTGTTCGATAAGGCGGTTACGCTTCGCGAGAAGCAGCATATTGTGAGGGATAATGGGGAGGATTTGTATTTCGATTTTATCAATCAGGATAACTGGTGCCAGAATTTGTTTCAGGTTACCAATCAGGTTACTATCGATGGGAAGTATAAAAACCGGTACGATGTTACGTTGCTTATAAACGGGTTGCCTTT is from uncultured Macellibacteroides sp. and encodes:
- a CDS encoding DUF2326 domain-containing protein, whose product is MIITIGANVVREIEFRKGLNLIVDESTTQITGNSVGKTTVLKLIDFCLGAEAKGIYVDPESKRQEYKMVKDYLIQKKALITLVLTSDLDNDCAEELVIERNFLPKKEIIRKINGVQYSEEEFEIVLSKSIFPDHVVEKPTFRQIISHNIRYKDESINNTLKTLDRYTSDAEYETLYLFLFGCEFTKGNSKQEILTKLRQEDIFKNRLEKSQTKTTYETALALIDNDIMLLNEKKASFNLNKNFEADLNKLNTLKYEINKLSSAIGRLNLRRGLVIESQEELLSNKSDIDLHQLETIYKQASSKISAIQKTFSDLVHFHNTMIQEKVRFITQELPSIEKSLVEKNASLNSLLDEELRLSKEISKSDSFEILENIIIELNEKYRRKGEYEGIIEQLKDVESNINGYNRQLREIDNELFSDSFEQVVKTQLNKFNKFFASISEGLYGEQYAVKYDIITNKKGQRLYKFNSFNTNLSSGKKQGEISCFDIAYCLFADSENIPCLHFLLNDKKELMDDKQLVKIANFVNRNNIQFVASILKDKLPDEINKDEYIVVKLSQNDKLFKIEG
- a CDS encoding helix-turn-helix domain-containing protein, which produces MAKITSEIAYKATMERIEELLPLVDDNTPLDNKNLIELELLSNLVADYEDEHYPIKTPSLLEVLKLRMYEMKLNQNKLSELLNVSPSRISEYLSGKSEPTLKIAREISKKLNIDSDIVLGV
- a CDS encoding restriction endonuclease subunit S, which encodes MEKNKNVPKLRFPEFTGEWEEKKLGEIMDYTKGYAFQSEHYLSKGVRIIRVSDLGAREIKSEGDKIYIDERITSNLEKYKLYKEDIIITTVGSKPDMVDSSVGRGIFINKDNEGLLNQNMLKINKSEKVNNKFLIGYINTDKYFRYIKLIQRGNANQSNITVVDLLEYEIYLPSLPEQTKIASFLTAVDEKLTQLKKKKTLLEQYKKGIMQKLFSQELRFKEDNNQDFPDWQEKTLGEISKITNGNGDVQDASLEAKEGWYPFYDRSEIVKYLDRYTFDGEAVIYPGEGQSFFPRYFNGKYGLHQRCYTIKDYCANIHGKYLYYYLSTQNNYFVAFAVGSTVPSLRLDTFQQAKVFIPSLPEQQKISNFLSSIDEKISHCSAQIEKMEAWKKGLLQQMFC
- a CDS encoding type I restriction-modification system subunit M, encoding MSEDHKKQLEQQLWNIANTLRGKMNADEFRDYILGFIFYKYLSEKMNRYADAILVPDGIKYVDVDERTESGQTFLEVIKDEALENLGYYLKPSELFSQMAKRGNSDTEGENNFILEDLKRILTNIEQSTMGTASEDDFDNLFEDMDLTSTKLGRTESAKNELIVKVLVYLDKIDFYLEDTELDVLGDAYEYLIGQFASGAGKKAGEFYTPQEVSKILAKLVTTGKSRLKSVYDPTCGSGSLLLRVAKEVQDVNEFCGQELNRTTYNLCRMNMILHDVHFSKFDIRQEDTLEHPQHLDKRFEAVVANPPFSANWSASPLFMTDDRFSHYGKLAPSSKADFAFVQHMIYQLADNGTMAIVLPHGALFRGGAELQIRRYLIEERNYLDAVIGLPANIFYGTSIPTCILVFKKCRENSDNVLFIDASQHFEKVKTQNVLRPEDIEKIVTTYRNRSEEAKYSKLATLADIAGNDYNLNIPRYVDTFEAEDSIDINQLAAELVALDKAMAETDKTIAAYCQELNISTPF
- a CDS encoding PD-(D/E)XK nuclease family protein is translated as MDAQPENLIKQIDLLLSHTRSIISHQKEREKLLGEKFNVFSILRMERSENSTHSAFISELLKPDGSHLKGDLFLRLFLKVTGNDTLELESAKVITEYYIGRVDAKGKTGGRIDIFISDKKGFSISIENKIDASDEANQIERYYNFKTGKNTVYYLTLDGRLPSVESSGVLIEGKDFFVISYKKEILEWLQLCLKESVDNPILRESIKQYLILIKKITHTMEDNAQIELLKLILKYPQEAEYIANNYKRAMDEIKEKIRIKVLDSLSK
- a CDS encoding ABC-three component system middle component 6, with protein sequence MLLPDNIHPENSIYYNGAFVLQVIKEKERAHILDLYADVKIKKEMSMSIFVLCLDWLYLLDVVMINNRGEIELCS
- a CDS encoding ABC-three component system protein, with the protein product MNRTIYFSFIEEKLNTLATRINSRGRLNILDLHSHSETFYQYFLQELFGWTIFNENEVKANVEAIDLIDHENKLLIQVSATSTKKKIEDSLSKDIIERYKAYTFKFISISKDSDNLKKMVYCNPHSISFDPGKDIIDTNSILTFIKGMNIDDQKRIYTFIKKELADDIDLVRLESNLANVINVLSKENLDQEGLNMEINPYEISRKMEYNKLNAAVLEIEDYRIHYGKLDKIYQEFDLLGSSISMSVFSAISGEYRRAMGDISGDKLFYKVIDKVIERIFNSANYQAIPYEELELCVNIIVVDAFIRCKIFRNPENYNYATT